CGGCGCGGATCATCATCCGGATTGGGTATCTGACAATTACTATACATTCTTTAAAAATGGCTATGGTTTATGCTTTGAAGTCGGCGTCATCAATCCACAGGTGAATGTTGAAACGGAGGAATCTTACGATCCAGAAGCCGCAGCATACAAATACATTCAATTTGATTATGGCGGGGGTAAAACAGTGAATATTACCAACCGTGTTCAAAAACCCGCGTTTTTCGGAGAATGGGATATTGTTTCCGTTACATCTGACGAAATAGTGTTGTACCAGCAGGAGAAAGAATATAATCAGGAACACGTTATCGTTTTCAAATCTACCCGGGGCGGTATCTGAGATACAAGGCGGATTCGATTACGTATATTGGCACAGTTTTTACATAATCCTGTTCAGGAAAAACTGTTATCAAAAACAAAACATGAGAAAAATTACTATACTGATCCTCACACTATTCAGCTGCTACACTTTTGCACAAAACACTGCGACGATCACACTCTCTATTTCAAAACAGGGGCCTGTTAATGTCACATTGGTCAGCGAGGATGTTCATTTCCACCCCAATCTGGGCATTGGGCTGGCAGACGCCAAGCTGGAACCGGTTATGGCGGTCAATTTTGCCGAAAAGGCCAGCGAGAAAGCAGTCATACAGTTAAACAAGCCGCAAATGATGCGCCTGCAATACAGCGGCAACGGATTGAATAAAACGTGGATGCTATTTATGCAGCCCGGCGATGACCTGACAATCAATTTTGCCGAGAACAATGATGTTACCTTCACCGGCAAGAATGCGAATTATCAGACTTTCCTGAAAAATTATTTTCTCGAAAATCAATATCAGTACCTGCCTGTTTTTGGCTATAAACCCTCGCAGATCGACAATAAAAGTGTTTTGACGCAAAGCGACAGTCTGAAAAAAGTGCGGCTGGAAGCTTATGATAAATTCAAAACGGCGAATCCGGCTGTGCCTGCATTTGAAGCTTATGTACTTGCAACAACCGCCACCGAGCCTGCGCTTACCCGCAGGTTGATACAGGAACGCATTATGCGCCGGAACCGCGTTACCAAACTCGACGATGCACAACGCAAAGAGTTAGAGGATGCGACATTGGCCGACTTTAAGATCATGCCCGACGATGCATTGCTGAGCCAGGCTTACCGCGACGAATTGCGCAACTGGGCATTAATACCTTCTACCCGGAAATTCCCGCTTGCCTCCGAAACCCGCTACGAGACCAGTCCCGAGGCATTGAAAGATGTATATGCATTCAGCAAGGCGCAACTGGCCGAATATCCAAAGCAGAAAGAGTATTTGCTGACTTACTGGCTTAACTATGCAGCCACGGCGATACCGACCGTTGAAACTGCAAAAACACTGCTGGAAGATTATAAGGCGGCTTTTCCACAGTCTCCAAATACCGAGTACATCACCAAACTCATCCAAGCCAAGGAATCGTTACAACCTGGCGCTACGCTTGCGGATGTCACACTGCTTGCGCCCGACAGTAGCGCGGTGACGGTCGCTTCGTTGCAGGGCAAGCCTGTTTGTATGGTATTTTCGTTCAGTATCGGTCAGCACGAACCGGGGTTGAAAGCTCTGGAAGATAAATTCGGAGCTAATGTGCAGTTTGTTTACGTATTGGTTTCGCCTGGTATTCCACTTGCGACCTGGAAACAATATGTCAAAGAGCGGCCGAATGTGAAACACCTGTGGGCTTCCGATGAAAATATTGAGCTACTGAAAGAGAAATACGCGATCGATATCCGCTATCCTTTCCTGGTGGCAGATTCGGGTGGCAAAATCGTTAGCCGCTGGATTCCACAGGAATTCCCTGATAATAAAACGCTTGCGGCAGAATTACAGAAAGCAAAATAGCGAGGAAGCGCGGAGGTATTCTTCGCGATAGAAAACTGATTACAAAATGATTATTTTGTGCATATTGCCTGTATTCAAATAGGCAATATGCAGGCCGCAACTGTCACAGATTTCCTTTACAATAGCAAGCCCAAGTCCCAGAGATTCCGGGCTACCCGATTCTTTCTTAAATCTTTCAAATAATCTTTCAGGATCAATATTCAGATTTGCGCCTGTATTGCTGATACTTAGTAAATCGGGTCCGGATTCAATATTAAGGGTTCCTCCTATATAGTTATGCCTGATCGCGTTGCTAAGTAAATTTGACAAGAAAATATCCGCTAATGTCGGCGACATTACCCAGTGAAAACTACCTTCCTCCTTTATGTGGACAGTTATTCGCTTATGATTGAGAATATCTTCATAATCTTTTAATTTATCCTGCACCAACACGGTCAGATTTAGCTTTTTCTGTTCAGCGAACTGCTGGTTTTCAATCTTAGCCAGCAACAATAACCCCTGGTTCAACCTCGACATTCTTCGCGCCGCGTGGTATATCTCCTCTATCCAATGTGTCTGATTCTCACTCAGATCCCGGGATTGGATAAATTGCTCTACCCGCGCGTTGATCAGCGCAAGCGGAGTCTGGATTTCGTGGGAGGCATTTTC
This Dyadobacter sp. UC 10 DNA region includes the following protein-coding sequences:
- a CDS encoding thioredoxin family protein produces the protein MRKITILILTLFSCYTFAQNTATITLSISKQGPVNVTLVSEDVHFHPNLGIGLADAKLEPVMAVNFAEKASEKAVIQLNKPQMMRLQYSGNGLNKTWMLFMQPGDDLTINFAENNDVTFTGKNANYQTFLKNYFLENQYQYLPVFGYKPSQIDNKSVLTQSDSLKKVRLEAYDKFKTANPAVPAFEAYVLATTATEPALTRRLIQERIMRRNRVTKLDDAQRKELEDATLADFKIMPDDALLSQAYRDELRNWALIPSTRKFPLASETRYETSPEALKDVYAFSKAQLAEYPKQKEYLLTYWLNYAATAIPTVETAKTLLEDYKAAFPQSPNTEYITKLIQAKESLQPGATLADVTLLAPDSSAVTVASLQGKPVCMVFSFSIGQHEPGLKALEDKFGANVQFVYVLVSPGIPLATWKQYVKERPNVKHLWASDENIELLKEKYAIDIRYPFLVADSGGKIVSRWIPQEFPDNKTLAAELQKAK